GACGCCCCCAACGTCCGCCGGGCCGTCGACTCCTACGCCATGACCCTGGCCGCGGCCAAGGGCTCCCTGGGCCTGCCCGTGCGCCCCACGGCGAACCCGTATCTGGCCCGCGCCCTGGCCTAGGCCCTGCCGGGTGCCGTTCGGCCCGGGCGGGGTGCGCTCCCCGCCCGGACCGCTCGGCCCCGCCCCCTCACGCCCCCACGTACGCCGCCAGGTGCTGCCCCGTCAGGGTCGACCGGGCGGCGATCAGGTCTGCCGGAGTGCCCTCGAAGACGACGCGGCCGCCGTCGTGGCCGGCGCCGGGGCCGAGGTCGATGATCCAGTCGGCGTGGGCCATGACGGCCTGGTGGTGTTCGACCACGATGACCGACTTGCCGGAGTCGACCAGGCGGTCGAGGAGGGCGAGCAGTTGTTCGACGTCGGCCAGGTGGAGGCCGGTCGTCGGCTCGTCGAGGACGTAGACACCGCCCTTGTCGGCCATGTGCGTGGCCAGCTTCAGCCGCTGCCGCTCGCCGCCGGAGAGCGTGGTGAGCGGCTGGCCCAGGGTGAGGTAGCCGAGGCCGACGTCGGACATCCGCTCGAGGATCTTGTGGGCCGCCGGGACCCGTGCCTCGCCGGTGGCGAAGAACTCCTCCGCCTCGGTCACCGACATCCCCAGCACCTCGGCGATGTCCCGACCGCCCAGGGTGTACTCCAGCACCGAGGCCTGGAACCGCTTGCCCTCGCACTCCTCGCAGGTCGTCGCGACCCCCGCCATCATCGCCAGGTCGGTGTAGACGACCCCGGCGCCGTTGCAGTTCGGGCAGGCCCCCTCGGAGTTCGCGCTGAACAGCGCCGGCTTGACCTCGTTGGCCTTGGCGAACGCCTTGCGGATCGGCTCCAGCAGGCCCGTGTACGTCGCCGGGTTGCTGCGCCGCGAGCCGCGGATCGGGGTCTGGTCGATCGACACGACGTCCGCGTCCGCCGGCATCGAGCCGTGCACCAGCGAGCTCTTGCCGGAGCCGGCCACACCGGTGACCACGCAGAGCACGCCCAGCGGGATGTCGACGTCGACGTTCCGCAGGTTGTGCGTGGTCGCGCCGCGGATCTCCAGGGCGCCCGTCGGCTTGCGCACCGTGTCCTTCACCGTCGCCCGGTCGTCGAGGTGCCGGCCGGTCAGGGTGCCGCTCGCCCGCAGGCCCTCGACGGTGCCCTCGAAGCAGACGGTGCCGCCCGCCGTACCGGCGCCCGGACCGAGGTCGACGACGTGGTCGGCGATCGCGATCGCCTCCGGCTTGTGCTCCACGACCAGCACGGTGTTGCCCTTGTCGCGCAGCCGCAGCAGGAGTTCGTTCATCCGCTGGATGTCGTGCGGGTGCAGGCCGATCGTCGGCTCGTCGAAGACGTACGTGACGTCGGTGAGGGACGAGCCGAGGTGCCGGATCATCTTCACGCGCTGCGCCTCGCCGCCCGACAGCGTGCCCGCCGGGCGGTCCAGGGAGAGGTAGCCGAGGCCGATCTCCACGAACGAGTCGAGGGTGTGCCGCAGGGACGCCAGGAGCGGCGCGACCGTCGGCTCCGACAGCGACCGCACCCACTCGGCCAGGTCGCTGATCTGCATCGCGCACGCGTCCGCGATGCTCACGCCCTCGATCTTCGAGGACCGGGCCGCCGCGGTGAGCCGGGTGCCCTCGCAGTCGGGGCAGACGGTGAAGGTGACCGCACGGTCCACGAACGCCCGGATGTGCGGCTGCATGCCCTCCCTGTCCTTGGCGAGCATCGACTTCTGGATCCGCGGGACCAGACCCTCGTAGGTCATGTTGATGCCCGCGATCTTCATCCGGGTCGGTTCCTTGTACAGGAAGTCCTGCAGCTCCCGCTTGGTGAACTTCCGGATCGGCTTGTCCGGGTCGTACAGGCCGGACTCCGTGTAGAGCCGGTAGTTCCAGCCGCCCGTCTTGTAGCCGGGGATCATCAGCGCCCCCTCGTTGAGGGAGAGGGAGTCGTCGTAGAGCTGGGTGAGGTCGAGGTCAGTGACCGTGCCCCGGCCCTCGCAGCGCGGGCACATGCCGCCGGTGATGCTGAAGCTGCGCCGCTCCTTCACCTGCTGCCCGCCGCGCTCCACGGTGACCGCGCCGGCGCCGCTGATCGAGGCCACGTTGAAGGAGAACGCCTTGGGCGATCCGATGTGCGGCCTGCCGAGCCGGCTGAACAGGATGCGCAGCATCGCGTTGGCGTCGGTGGCGGTGCCGACGGTGGAGCGGGGATCGGCGCCCATCCGCTGCTGGTCCACGATGATCGCCGTCGTCAGCCCCTCGAGCACGTCGACCTCGGGCCGGTTCAGCGTCGGCATGAACCCCTGCACGAACGCGCTGTACGTCTCGTTGATCAGCCGCTGCGACTCCGCGGCGATGGTGTCGAACACCAGGGAGCTCTTGCCCGAGCCGGACACACCGGTGAACACGGTCAGCCGGCGCTTGGGGATCTCGACGCTGACGTCCTTGAGGTTGTTCTCCCGGGCGCCGTGCACCCGGATCAGGTCGTGTCGGTCGGCGGCGTGCGGTGCGATGGCGTCGTCCATGGCGGTCACGGTAACCGGGGCGGCCCGGCCGGCGCTTCTCCGATTCTGACGTTTTCGCGGGCGGTCCCACCCGCGCGCAGCCGGCGGTGTGAGCGCGCCCGGCCGGTCAGCCCTGCGGGCCGGTGAAGTCGTACACCGCCCAGTCGGCGAGCGTGCGATAGCCGAGGCGCCGGTAGAGGGCGTTGCTGGCGGGGTTGGACAGGTCGGCGAACAGTACGACGTCCCGCGCGCCCGCGGCCAGCGCGGCGCGGCTCACCTCCGCCGTCACGGCGCCCGCGTAGCCGCGGCCGCGCAGGTGGGCCGGGGTGTAGACGACGTCGACCTGGATCTGGCCGCCGATCAGCGGGTTCATGCCCGCTACCGAGACGGGGACGCCGTCCGGGGTCTCCCAGAGGGTGTACCGCTTGTCCGCGAAGCGGGTGCCGGCCCACGTGCCCGCGTCGATGGACACGTCCTCCCCGACGGCCCTGGCGAACTCGCCGCACCAGAACATGGCTTCTTCGAGGTCCTGCTCGCCCAGGACCCGGGGCCGTCCGGCGGGCATCGGCTCCGGCGGGGTGAGCGTGCCGAGCCGGTACAGCCGCAGCCGCGGGCCGCGCGGGCTCGCCGTCGCGCCGGTGTGCCGCCGCCAGGCCTCGGCGAACGCGGCGGCGCTGTCGTGGTCCGCGCCGACGGAGGGCAGCCGGTGCCCGAGGCCGGCCAGCCGGGCGGCGAGGGCGTCGGCCTGCTCGGACGTGAGCGGCGTCAGCCCCAGCCCTCGGGGCGGGAGCCGGTAGAAGGCGGCGCACACCTCGCCCGCAGGCTCCAGCACACCGAAGACGGGGTCCCCGGCGCAGAACGCCCCCGCCCCCCGCCTGCGCACCCTCTCTGCCCAGGTCAGCGCCATGACGTGCGCACCGGGCCGTGA
This genomic interval from Streptomyces sp. NBC_00557 contains the following:
- a CDS encoding excinuclease ABC subunit UvrA, which translates into the protein MDDAIAPHAADRHDLIRVHGARENNLKDVSVEIPKRRLTVFTGVSGSGKSSLVFDTIAAESQRLINETYSAFVQGFMPTLNRPEVDVLEGLTTAIIVDQQRMGADPRSTVGTATDANAMLRILFSRLGRPHIGSPKAFSFNVASISGAGAVTVERGGQQVKERRSFSITGGMCPRCEGRGTVTDLDLTQLYDDSLSLNEGALMIPGYKTGGWNYRLYTESGLYDPDKPIRKFTKRELQDFLYKEPTRMKIAGINMTYEGLVPRIQKSMLAKDREGMQPHIRAFVDRAVTFTVCPDCEGTRLTAAARSSKIEGVSIADACAMQISDLAEWVRSLSEPTVAPLLASLRHTLDSFVEIGLGYLSLDRPAGTLSGGEAQRVKMIRHLGSSLTDVTYVFDEPTIGLHPHDIQRMNELLLRLRDKGNTVLVVEHKPEAIAIADHVVDLGPGAGTAGGTVCFEGTVEGLRASGTLTGRHLDDRATVKDTVRKPTGALEIRGATTHNLRNVDVDIPLGVLCVVTGVAGSGKSSLVHGSMPADADVVSIDQTPIRGSRRSNPATYTGLLEPIRKAFAKANEVKPALFSANSEGACPNCNGAGVVYTDLAMMAGVATTCEECEGKRFQASVLEYTLGGRDIAEVLGMSVTEAEEFFATGEARVPAAHKILERMSDVGLGYLTLGQPLTTLSGGERQRLKLATHMADKGGVYVLDEPTTGLHLADVEQLLALLDRLVDSGKSVIVVEHHQAVMAHADWIIDLGPGAGHDGGRVVFEGTPADLIAARSTLTGQHLAAYVGA
- a CDS encoding GNAT family N-acetyltransferase is translated as MRPDDWHLTEDVDDFLARAGDFLRSRPGAHVMALTWAERVRRRGAGAFCAGDPVFGVLEPAGEVCAAFYRLPPRGLGLTPLTSEQADALAARLAGLGHRLPSVGADHDSAAAFAEAWRRHTGATASPRGPRLRLYRLGTLTPPEPMPAGRPRVLGEQDLEEAMFWCGEFARAVGEDVSIDAGTWAGTRFADKRYTLWETPDGVPVSVAGMNPLIGGQIQVDVVYTPAHLRGRGYAGAVTAEVSRAALAAGARDVVLFADLSNPASNALYRRLGYRTLADWAVYDFTGPQG